From the genome of Arthrobacter sp. SLBN-122:
CTGCCAGGCGGTAGGTGTGCTCGGAGGAGCCGCTGCGGACGCGGTTGGCCACGATGCCTGCCGGTGACAGATTGGGTGCGAACTCCTGCTTGAACAGCTGGATGGCGCGCATGGTGCGTTCCGTGCCGGCAACTGAGAACAGGCCGGGCTCTGCGACAAGGGCAACCTTGTCGCTGGAAGCCCACGCCATGCGCGTCAGGCCGTTTAGCGACGGCGGGCAATCAATGAGGACCAGCTGGTATCCGTCGGCGCCGGCGAGCACGGCGGAAAGCCGGCGGAGGTCGCGGCGGCCAAGGTCCGGCCGGTCATAGATACCGGTGTAGGCAGATCCGACGGCGACATCCAGCACGGCTGGCCCGGCACCGTTTGATGGGGCGCGGTCAGCCCAGCTGCTGCGCACCACATTCTCGGCCAGTTTCGCCCTGCGCGGGCTCTTCAGCATCCTGCCGATATCCAGGTGGTCGCCTGGCTGTACGCCGAGGGCCGTGGTGGCGTCGGCGTGCGGATCCAGGTCCACCACCAGCGTGGGTACTCCGGCGGCCAGCGCCGCAGACGCCAATCCTGTGGTGACGGAAGTCTTGCCGACTCCACCCTTAAGGCTGCTGATGCTGACTACTTGCACTTGAGAGACCAAAACCTAACGCCGGATGCCGTGTTGGGAGTAATGTTTGCCTCGGCAGAGCCGAAGCCGGACGGTCCTGCCGCCCTACTCATCATATGTTGATGCGTCGGCGAATCCT
Proteins encoded in this window:
- a CDS encoding ParA family protein yields the protein MQVVSISSLKGGVGKTSVTTGLASAALAAGVPTLVVDLDPHADATTALGVQPGDHLDIGRMLKSPRRAKLAENVVRSSWADRAPSNGAGPAVLDVAVGSAYTGIYDRPDLGRRDLRRLSAVLAGADGYQLVLIDCPPSLNGLTRMAWASSDKVALVAEPGLFSVAGTERTMRAIQLFKQEFAPNLSPAGIVANRVRSGSSEHTYRLAEMESMFGELLLSPRIPEQANWQQIQGAAHPVHHWPGDSAKSAAGLFDELLSNLMAAGKGLRSRTR